In the Pseudochaenichthys georgianus chromosome 1, fPseGeo1.2, whole genome shotgun sequence genome, one interval contains:
- the LOC117448111 gene encoding GRB2-related adapter protein-like, protein MEAVALFSFEASEADEISFQKGDIIKVTEMEDDSSWVTAEIKGKRGYVPENYISLLPYPWFVGRVSRLEAEKRLRWQDTGVFLVRESESAPGEFSVSVSYGERVEHFRVLEGGGQYCIWDETFCSLNRLVDYYRTHSIAAEKLVFLRDAAASPHLLPHPGRNPYPNPYKTTSQESLLSANLYSHPPHHEREPSQRLHEPVVGKPRLAHALCDYTPPHTAHLHFLRGDVIDLLDCSSSLAWRGRCRGRVGIFPPEYVRPLYH, encoded by the exons ATGGAGGCGGTGGCTCTTTTCTCTTTCGAAGCTTCGGAAGCAGACGAGATCAGTTTCCAGAAAGGGGACATTATCaag GTGACAGAAATGGAGGATGATTCTAGCTGGGTCACAGCAGAGATCAAGGGGAAGCGCGGCTACGTGCCAGAGAACTACATTTCCCTTCTTCCTTATCC gtGGTTTGTAGGACGGGTGTCAAGACTGGAGGCCGAAAAGCGTCTCCGCTGGCAAGACACCGGAGTGTTCCTGGTGAGGGAGAGTGAATCAGCTCCTGGAGAGTTTTCTGTTTCTGTTAG CTATGGTGAGAGGGTGGAGCATTTCCGGGTGCTGGAGGGGGGCGGTCAGTACTGCATCTGGGACGAGACGTTCTGCTCCCTGAACCGCCTGGTGGACTACTACAGAACTCACAGCATCGCGGCGGAGAAACTGGTCTTTCTGAGAGATGCTGCTGCATCCCCTCACCTGCTGCCCCATCCTGGACGTAACCCCTACCCCAACCCTTATAAAACCACCTCTCAGGAGTCCCTCCTCTCAGCTAACCTCTACTCTCACCCCCCTCACCATGAAAGAGAGCCCTCCCAGCGTCTGCACGAACCAGTTGTGGGG AAACCCCGTCTGGCTCATGCCCTCTGTGACTACACCCCCCCTCACACCGCCCATCTCCACTTCCTGCGTGGTGACGTCATCGACCTGCTAGACTGCTCGAGCTCTCTGGCCTGGAGGGGGCGCTGTCGAGGCCGAGTAGGAATCTTCCCGCCAGAATACGTTCGGCCGCTGTACCACTGA